In Phreatobacter stygius, a genomic segment contains:
- a CDS encoding ABC transporter ATP-binding protein encodes MTSTLLSLSNVETFYGRIMAVRGVSLAVPEGAIVTILGSNGAGKSTILKTISGIMAPRKGTITFQDQPITGLEGADVVRRGISHVPEGREIFPFMTVQENILMGAYLRHDRDAVEREIAAWFETFPILGERARQPAGLLSGGQQQMLAIARAMMSKPSLLLMDEPSLGLSPLLTKQIFAIIGDINRRFGTTILLVEQNARQALATAHFAYVLELGRIVLEGPAAELMENADVKEFYLGLADQGVRGERRWKRKKMWH; translated from the coding sequence ATGACCTCAACCCTGCTGTCGCTGTCCAATGTCGAAACCTTCTACGGCCGCATCATGGCCGTCCGTGGGGTCAGCCTGGCGGTGCCGGAAGGCGCCATCGTGACCATTCTCGGATCGAACGGGGCGGGCAAGTCGACCATCCTCAAGACGATCTCCGGCATCATGGCGCCGCGCAAGGGCACGATCACCTTCCAGGACCAGCCGATCACCGGGCTTGAAGGCGCCGACGTGGTTCGCCGCGGCATTTCCCATGTGCCCGAGGGCCGCGAGATCTTCCCGTTCATGACGGTCCAGGAGAACATCCTGATGGGCGCCTACTTGCGCCACGACCGCGACGCGGTGGAGCGCGAGATCGCCGCCTGGTTCGAGACCTTTCCGATCCTCGGCGAACGGGCGCGCCAGCCGGCCGGGCTGTTGTCCGGCGGCCAGCAGCAGATGCTCGCCATCGCGCGCGCCATGATGAGCAAGCCCTCGCTGCTGTTGATGGACGAACCCTCGCTCGGCCTGTCGCCGCTGCTCACCAAGCAGATCTTCGCCATCATCGGCGACATCAACCGGCGGTTCGGCACGACCATCCTGCTGGTCGAGCAGAACGCCCGGCAGGCGCTGGCGACCGCCCATTTCGCCTATGTGCTGGAGCTCGGCCGCATCGTGCTGGAGGGCCCGGCGGCCGAGCTCATGGAGAACGCCGACGTCAAGGAGTTCTATCTCGGGCTCGCCGACCAGGGCGTGCGCGGCGAGCGGCGCTGGAAGCGCAAGAAGATGTGGCATTGA